From a single Thermoplasmata archaeon genomic region:
- a CDS encoding PRC-barrel domain-containing protein, with product MGLQVYTQNGVFLGNVNNLVVDVDNGSVDGIFVGETNPLLVEGSRAVSVPYRWVQSVGDIVVLRYFPKRVTAKRAAAPVAAQ from the coding sequence ATCGGGCTGCAGGTCTACACCCAGAACGGCGTGTTCCTGGGCAATGTGAACAACTTGGTCGTGGACGTCGACAACGGATCCGTGGACGGCATCTTCGTCGGGGAGACGAACCCCCTCCTCGTGGAAGGGAGCCGCGCGGTCAGCGTCCCGTACCGCTGGGTGCAGAGCGTCGGCGACATCGTCGTGCTCCGGTACTTCCCGAAGCGGGTCACGGCGAAGCGCGCGGCGGCTCCGGTCGCCGCCCAGTAG
- a CDS encoding ParB N-terminal domain-containing protein, producing the protein MARVGFETKAAPAARFELLDIDLLHCHEEIQPSLLERVMEEIREDGYVKKPILVADKVWVILDGHHRYEALRRLGCRRVPAYVIDYFSDVVDLGLWPTAKEKNVRKQDVVERGRAGLLYTPKTTRHTIRIHLPDVFTDLEDLM; encoded by the coding sequence ATGGCCCGCGTGGGCTTCGAGACCAAGGCGGCACCCGCGGCTCGCTTCGAGCTTCTCGACATCGATCTTCTCCATTGTCACGAGGAGATTCAGCCCTCGTTGTTGGAGCGGGTCATGGAGGAGATCCGGGAGGACGGGTACGTGAAGAAGCCCATCCTGGTTGCGGACAAGGTCTGGGTCATCTTGGACGGCCACCACCGGTACGAGGCCCTGCGCCGGCTTGGGTGCCGCCGCGTGCCCGCGTACGTGATCGACTACTTCTCGGACGTCGTCGACTTGGGCCTGTGGCCCACCGCCAAGGAGAAGAACGTGCGGAAGCAGGACGTCGTGGAGCGGGGACGGGCCGGACTCCTCTACACGCCGAAGACGACGCGCCACACGATCAGAATCCACCTGCCCGACGTGTTCACGGACCTCGAGGACCTGATGTAG
- a CDS encoding tRNA (cytidine(56)-2'-O)-methyltransferase → MITVLRLGHRPARDKRVTTHVALTARAFGAARVLVDTRDSALEKTVRTLVRRFGGPFEIETGVQWRRVLREFPGTKVHLTMYGLPLDEVLPRMPHDDLLVIVGAEKVPADLYRQADVNVAVGNQPHSEVAALAVFLDRLLGGEGLRREFRGRIRIRPSPRGKDVVDEPG, encoded by the coding sequence GTGATCACCGTCCTGCGGCTCGGGCACCGACCCGCGCGGGACAAGCGGGTCACGACCCATGTGGCGCTCACCGCGCGTGCGTTCGGGGCGGCGCGTGTGCTCGTGGACACGAGGGATTCGGCCCTTGAGAAGACGGTTCGAACCCTCGTACGCCGGTTCGGCGGGCCGTTCGAGATCGAGACGGGAGTCCAGTGGCGCCGCGTCCTGCGGGAGTTCCCCGGCACCAAGGTCCACCTCACGATGTACGGCCTCCCCCTCGACGAGGTGCTGCCACGAATGCCGCACGACGACCTGCTCGTGATCGTGGGCGCCGAGAAGGTCCCCGCGGATCTCTACCGGCAGGCGGACGTCAACGTGGCGGTGGGAAACCAGCCCCACTCGGAGGTCGCCGCGCTCGCCGTGTTCTTGGATCGCCTCCTGGGGGGCGAAGGGCTTCGGCGGGAGTTCCGAGGCCGCATCCGGATCCGGCCGAGCCCGCGGGGGAAGGACGTGGTCGACGAACCGGGCTAG